Proteins from a single region of Pseudarthrobacter sp. NIBRBAC000502772:
- the hxlA gene encoding 3-hexulose-6-phosphate synthase has protein sequence MKLQVAMDVLTTEAALELAGQVAEFVDIIELGTPLIKAAGLSAVTAVKNAHPDKIVFADMKTMDAGELEADIAFKAGADLVTVLGTADDSTIAGAVKAAKAHNKGIVVDLIGVADKVTRAKEARALGAKFVEMHAGLDEQALPGFDLTGLLRAGAEARVPFSVAGGVKLATIESVQKAGADVAVVGGGIYSAADPALAAKQLRAAIV, from the coding sequence ATGAAACTCCAAGTTGCTATGGACGTCCTGACCACTGAAGCCGCCCTCGAACTGGCCGGCCAGGTCGCCGAGTTCGTCGACATCATCGAGCTGGGCACCCCCTTGATCAAGGCTGCCGGCCTCTCCGCCGTCACCGCCGTCAAGAACGCCCACCCGGACAAGATCGTCTTCGCTGACATGAAGACCATGGACGCCGGAGAACTCGAAGCCGACATCGCTTTCAAGGCCGGCGCCGACCTGGTCACTGTGCTCGGCACCGCCGACGACTCCACCATCGCCGGCGCAGTCAAGGCAGCCAAGGCCCACAACAAGGGCATCGTCGTTGACCTCATCGGCGTGGCGGACAAGGTCACCCGCGCCAAGGAAGCCCGCGCCCTGGGTGCCAAGTTCGTAGAGATGCACGCCGGACTCGACGAGCAGGCCCTGCCCGGCTTCGACCTGACCGGACTGCTCCGCGCCGGAGCAGAAGCGCGCGTTCCGTTCTCCGTCGCAGGCGGCGTGAAGCTCGCCACCATCGAATCAGTCCAGAAGGCCGGCGCTGACGTAGCCGTCGTCGGAGGCGGCATCTACAGCGCGGCCGACCCGGCACTGGCAGCGAAGCAGCTCCGCGCTGCCATCGTCTAA
- the rpe gene encoding ribulose-phosphate 3-epimerase, producing MPVSPLNCCINPSILSADFVNLEAELARISNADAVHVDVMDNHFVPNLTIGLPVVERLQRVSPVPLDAHLMISNVDRWAPQFADAGLSSVTFHVEASEAPIKLARELRARGAKAGMALRPATPVEPYLDMLPELDLLLIMTVEPGFGGQAFLDVMLPKIRRARAAVEGSGVDVAIQVDGGITEETITRAAEAGANVFVAGSAVYGRPSPADAIESLRANAQLAFAPITSPSPQ from the coding sequence ATGCCCGTTTCACCCCTGAATTGCTGTATCAACCCCAGCATCCTCTCGGCCGACTTCGTCAACCTTGAGGCCGAGCTGGCCCGCATCAGCAACGCCGATGCCGTGCACGTGGACGTCATGGACAACCACTTCGTTCCGAATCTGACCATCGGCCTGCCCGTCGTGGAACGGCTGCAAAGGGTCAGCCCCGTGCCGTTGGACGCCCACCTGATGATTTCCAATGTGGACCGCTGGGCGCCGCAGTTCGCCGACGCCGGCCTGAGCTCGGTGACGTTCCACGTCGAGGCGTCCGAGGCCCCGATCAAACTCGCCCGTGAACTTCGCGCACGCGGGGCCAAGGCGGGCATGGCACTGCGCCCGGCCACCCCGGTGGAACCGTACCTGGACATGCTCCCGGAACTGGACCTGCTCTTGATCATGACGGTGGAGCCGGGCTTTGGCGGCCAGGCATTCCTGGATGTCATGTTGCCCAAGATCCGCCGTGCCCGCGCGGCGGTCGAGGGTTCGGGGGTGGACGTGGCCATCCAGGTGGACGGCGGTATCACGGAGGAAACCATCACGCGCGCCGCGGAGGCCGGTGCCAACGTCTTTGTGGCCGGATCCGCCGTGTACGGCAGGCCGTCGCCTGCGGACGCCATCGAGTCGCTGCGCGCGAACGCCCAGCTCGCCTTCGCCCCAATAACCTCGCCTTCACCCCAATAA
- a CDS encoding 4a-hydroxytetrahydrobiopterin dehydratase: protein MAPHDDVFTRPPIDGALSGLPNWRYRLGGLVTIYKTPTTADALELIAAVGRLSEEKNHHPDLELPLQPRVHAALPRTTRAVK, encoded by the coding sequence GTGGCACCACATGATGATGTCTTCACACGCCCGCCGATTGACGGGGCCCTTTCGGGCCTGCCGAACTGGCGCTACCGTTTGGGAGGCCTCGTCACTATTTACAAGACGCCGACGACGGCGGACGCGCTCGAGCTGATTGCCGCCGTCGGGCGTCTTTCCGAGGAGAAGAACCACCACCCGGACCTTGAACTGCCGCTACAACCGCGTGTTCACGCGGCGTTACCTCGCACGACGCGGGCGGTGAAGTAG
- the tal gene encoding transaldolase produces MTNATPTAQLSDAGVSIWLDDLSRERLASGSLQKLIDEKNVVGVTTNPSIFQAAITSGSDYDAKIAELAAQGTGVEETIFEITTTDVADACDLFAPIATASSGVDGRVSIEVDPRLAWDTEGTIAEAKNLYKKVDKDNVLIKIPATLEGLAAISATLAEGISVNVTLIFSLERYRAVINAFQAGLEQAKENGHDLSKIHSVASFFVSRVDSEIDKRLDAIGTDAAKALKGKAGVANARLAYQVYEELFSTERWAVLAEAGALPQRPLWASTGVKDPAYSDTLYVTGLAAAGVVNTMPEKTLDATFDHGVVTGDTISGAYAESKAVLYALDALGISYNEVVALLESEGLDKFVASWKELLADVEGALAAARKSS; encoded by the coding sequence ATGACCAACGCAACCCCCACCGCACAGCTGTCCGACGCCGGTGTGTCCATCTGGCTGGACGACCTCTCCCGCGAGCGACTCGCCAGCGGCAGCCTGCAGAAGCTCATCGACGAAAAGAACGTCGTCGGCGTGACCACCAACCCGTCCATCTTCCAGGCCGCGATTACATCCGGCTCTGACTACGATGCAAAGATTGCCGAACTTGCCGCGCAGGGCACCGGCGTCGAGGAGACAATCTTCGAGATCACCACCACCGACGTCGCCGACGCCTGCGACCTCTTCGCCCCGATTGCAACCGCCAGCAGCGGCGTGGACGGCCGTGTCTCCATCGAGGTCGACCCCCGTCTGGCCTGGGACACCGAAGGAACCATCGCTGAGGCCAAGAACCTCTACAAGAAGGTTGACAAGGACAACGTCCTCATAAAAATCCCGGCAACTCTCGAAGGCCTCGCGGCTATCTCGGCAACCCTGGCCGAAGGCATCAGCGTCAACGTGACCCTGATCTTCTCGCTTGAGCGCTACCGCGCCGTCATCAACGCCTTCCAGGCCGGACTGGAGCAGGCCAAGGAAAACGGCCACGACCTGTCCAAGATCCACTCGGTCGCCTCGTTCTTCGTCTCGCGTGTTGATTCCGAAATCGACAAGCGCCTCGACGCCATCGGCACCGACGCAGCCAAGGCCCTCAAGGGCAAGGCCGGCGTCGCCAACGCCCGCCTCGCCTACCAGGTCTACGAGGAGCTCTTCTCCACCGAACGCTGGGCAGTCCTGGCTGAAGCCGGCGCACTCCCGCAGCGTCCCCTGTGGGCCTCCACCGGCGTCAAGGACCCGGCCTACTCCGACACCCTCTACGTCACCGGACTCGCCGCCGCCGGTGTGGTCAACACCATGCCCGAAAAAACGCTCGACGCCACCTTCGACCACGGCGTCGTCACCGGCGACACGATCTCCGGCGCCTATGCCGAGTCCAAGGCCGTGCTGTACGCACTGGACGCCCTGGGCATCTCCTACAACGAGGTGGTTGCCCTCCTCGAATCCGAAGGCCTGGACAAGTTCGTGGCCAGCTGGAAGGAACTACTGGCCGACGTCGAAGGTGCCCTTGCCGCTGCACGGAAGTCTTCCTAG
- the zwf gene encoding glucose-6-phosphate dehydrogenase, whose protein sequence is MSVIYVDSSVRSEHNPLRDPRDRRLNRIAGPSSLVLFGVAGDLARKKLMPAVYDLANRGLLPPSFALVGFGGRPWSDAEFAAEVKSSVKAYSRTPFDEAVWNQLAEGVRFVQGEFDDDDSFERLGDTIAGLDEVRGTRGNHAFYLSIPPKAFEQVCRQLSKHGLAQAEGEKWRRVVIEKPFGHDLESARQLNDIVESVFPPDAVFRIDHYLGKETVQNILALRFANQLFEPLWNANYVDHVQITMAEDIGTGGRAGYYDGVGAARDVIQNHLLQLLALTAMEEPISFNADDLRAEKEKVLAAVKLPEDLSTHSARGQFAGGWQGGEQVQGYLEEEGIPADSKTETFAAIRVDIHTRRWAGVPFYLRAGKRLGRRVTEIAVVFKRAPNLLFRDHGEDDFGQNAVVIRVQPDEGATIRFGSKVPGTQMEVRDVTMDFGYGHSFTESSPEAYERLILDVLLGEPPLFPRHAEVELSWKILDPFEDYWAGLAEQPEPYAPGSWGPASADELLARDGRTWRRP, encoded by the coding sequence ATGTCTGTTATTTACGTTGATTCGAGTGTGAGGTCCGAGCATAACCCGCTCCGGGATCCGCGTGACCGTCGTTTGAATCGGATTGCCGGTCCGTCCTCGTTGGTGCTCTTCGGGGTGGCCGGGGATCTTGCCCGTAAGAAGCTCATGCCGGCCGTGTATGACCTGGCGAACCGGGGGTTGTTGCCGCCGAGTTTCGCGTTGGTGGGTTTCGGCGGCCGTCCGTGGTCGGATGCGGAGTTCGCTGCCGAGGTGAAGTCTTCGGTGAAGGCGTATTCGCGGACGCCGTTTGATGAGGCGGTGTGGAACCAGCTCGCTGAGGGTGTCCGTTTTGTCCAGGGCGAGTTCGACGACGATGATTCGTTTGAGCGGTTGGGTGACACGATCGCGGGGCTTGATGAGGTCCGCGGAACGCGGGGTAATCACGCGTTCTATCTCTCGATCCCGCCGAAGGCGTTTGAGCAGGTCTGCCGGCAGCTCTCCAAGCATGGGCTCGCGCAGGCTGAGGGTGAGAAGTGGCGGCGGGTGGTGATCGAGAAGCCGTTCGGGCATGACCTGGAGTCGGCCCGGCAGCTGAACGACATTGTGGAGTCGGTGTTCCCGCCGGATGCGGTGTTCCGGATCGACCACTACCTGGGTAAGGAAACGGTCCAGAACATCCTGGCGTTGCGTTTCGCGAACCAGTTGTTCGAGCCGTTGTGGAACGCGAATTACGTGGACCATGTCCAGATCACGATGGCCGAGGACATCGGCACGGGCGGCCGTGCCGGGTATTACGACGGTGTGGGCGCTGCCCGCGACGTGATCCAGAACCACCTGCTGCAGCTGCTGGCGTTGACGGCGATGGAGGAGCCCATTTCCTTCAACGCCGATGATCTGCGGGCGGAGAAGGAAAAGGTCCTCGCCGCGGTGAAACTCCCGGAGGATTTGTCCACTCATTCGGCGCGCGGGCAGTTCGCCGGCGGCTGGCAGGGCGGGGAACAGGTCCAGGGCTACCTGGAGGAAGAGGGTATCCCGGCCGATTCGAAGACCGAGACGTTCGCGGCGATCCGGGTGGATATCCATACCCGCCGCTGGGCCGGTGTGCCGTTCTACCTGCGCGCCGGCAAGCGCCTGGGCCGGCGGGTGACGGAGATCGCGGTGGTGTTCAAACGCGCCCCGAACCTGCTCTTCCGTGACCATGGGGAGGATGACTTCGGCCAGAACGCGGTGGTGATCCGGGTCCAGCCCGATGAGGGTGCGACGATCCGGTTCGGGTCTAAGGTCCCGGGCACGCAGATGGAAGTCCGGGACGTGACCATGGACTTTGGTTACGGGCACTCCTTCACCGAGTCCAGCCCCGAAGCGTACGAGCGGCTGATCCTTGATGTGCTTTTGGGCGAGCCGCCGCTGTTCCCGCGGCACGCGGAGGTGGAGCTGTCCTGGAAGATCCTGGACCCCTTTGAAGATTACTGGGCCGGTTTGGCTGAGCAGCCGGAGCCTTACGCTCCCGGCAGCTGGGGCCCTGCCTCGGCGGATGAACTGCTGGCCCGCGACGGACGAACCTGGAGAAGGCCATGA
- a CDS encoding glycoside hydrolase family 15 protein — protein sequence MAALIEDYALLSDLQTGPLISRDGSVDWLCFPRFDSPSVFSRLVGTDEHGRWLLAPSGSDAVVVDRHYIDSTFVLQTIWKTGSGKVLVTDFMPLGDNGSSLICRVTGLAGSVEMRQEIRIRPGYSTVLPWVSRVRDSGPTAAPVLLAMAGPDALALRGPHLPQAQAHGHEGEFLISKGEKVDFELTWFPSHRPLPAATNVDVALAEATEYWSRWGSHCRQDGTYEGAVKRSLLVLRALTHFETGGIVAAPTTSLPEDFGGPRNWDYRYCWLRDAALTLESMLTHGYETEALEWRNWLLRALAGDPEQMQIMYGVGGERELPERELEHLPGYEDSKPVRIGNAAVSQFQADVVGEVMVALERLRMAGGKEDHFSWALQRALLGFVEKHFDDKDFGLWEMRGDAQYFTHSRVMMWAAFNSGIRAVQIHGLPGDAEKWEHLRERLREEIMREGFDRRIGSFTQTYGGGQTDAALLVMPQVGFLPYNDEHMLGTVARLEEELLTDDGLLLRYRTESGVDGLEPGEHPFLACSFWLVEQYARTGRQVEAKTLMDKLVGLANELGLLSEEYATHEKRMAGNYPQAFSHLTLVRAADAMHGVDRLSLAVDAAD from the coding sequence ATGGCTGCACTCATAGAGGATTATGCGTTGCTTTCCGATCTTCAAACCGGGCCTCTCATATCCCGGGACGGCAGCGTGGACTGGCTCTGTTTTCCGCGCTTTGACTCACCGTCCGTGTTTAGCCGACTTGTAGGCACCGATGAGCACGGCCGATGGCTGTTGGCTCCCAGCGGATCAGATGCCGTCGTTGTCGATCGGCACTACATTGACTCGACATTTGTGCTCCAAACCATTTGGAAGACTGGCAGTGGAAAGGTCTTGGTTACCGATTTCATGCCGCTGGGGGACAACGGTTCGTCCCTTATCTGCCGTGTTACCGGGTTGGCCGGCAGCGTTGAAATGCGCCAGGAAATTCGGATCCGGCCAGGATATTCGACGGTCTTGCCTTGGGTGAGCCGTGTCCGCGACAGCGGGCCGACGGCGGCGCCGGTCCTGCTGGCCATGGCCGGGCCGGATGCTCTGGCCCTAAGAGGGCCACATCTTCCCCAAGCCCAAGCGCACGGGCATGAGGGAGAATTCCTCATTTCAAAGGGCGAGAAGGTGGATTTCGAACTAACGTGGTTTCCCTCGCACCGCCCTTTGCCAGCAGCAACTAATGTTGATGTCGCCCTTGCAGAGGCAACTGAGTATTGGAGCCGCTGGGGAAGCCACTGCCGACAAGACGGCACCTACGAGGGTGCAGTAAAGCGTTCATTATTAGTATTACGAGCCCTGACGCATTTTGAAACGGGCGGCATTGTGGCAGCGCCCACAACGTCCCTCCCCGAGGATTTCGGTGGACCGCGGAACTGGGACTATCGATACTGCTGGTTGCGCGACGCGGCCCTGACACTGGAGTCGATGCTGACCCACGGCTATGAAACGGAGGCACTGGAGTGGCGCAATTGGCTCCTTCGGGCACTGGCCGGCGATCCCGAACAAATGCAGATCATGTACGGGGTGGGTGGAGAACGGGAACTTCCTGAACGCGAACTCGAGCACCTCCCTGGCTATGAAGACTCCAAGCCCGTGCGAATTGGAAACGCGGCAGTATCGCAGTTCCAGGCTGATGTTGTCGGCGAGGTGATGGTGGCATTGGAAAGACTGCGAATGGCCGGGGGTAAAGAAGACCACTTCTCCTGGGCCCTTCAGCGGGCACTCTTGGGATTCGTCGAAAAACACTTCGATGACAAAGACTTCGGCCTGTGGGAAATGCGCGGCGACGCACAATACTTCACCCACTCACGAGTGATGATGTGGGCCGCCTTCAACAGCGGGATCCGGGCGGTCCAGATCCACGGATTACCTGGCGATGCTGAAAAGTGGGAGCACCTCCGTGAGCGGTTGCGTGAAGAGATCATGCGCGAGGGTTTTGATCGGAGGATTGGCTCTTTTACGCAAACCTACGGCGGAGGTCAAACAGACGCTGCATTACTAGTCATGCCACAAGTCGGGTTTCTCCCCTACAACGACGAGCACATGCTCGGCACAGTCGCACGGCTGGAAGAAGAACTCCTCACCGACGACGGCCTTTTGCTGCGCTATAGAACAGAGAGTGGCGTTGACGGCCTGGAACCGGGCGAACATCCTTTCCTCGCCTGCTCATTTTGGCTCGTGGAACAGTACGCGCGCACAGGGCGACAGGTGGAGGCAAAGACCTTGATGGACAAACTCGTGGGGCTCGCCAACGAGCTCGGCTTGCTGAGCGAAGAGTACGCAACCCACGAAAAGCGGATGGCCGGCAACTATCCCCAAGCATTCTCACACCTGACCCTGGTCAGGGCAGCCGACGCCATGCATGGGGTCGACCGCCTCAGCCTAGCTGTCGACGCTGCGGATTAG
- a CDS encoding MBL fold metallo-hydrolase → MTVTIENLITSGTFALDGGTWDVDNNVWIVGNDDECVIIDCPHDAEAIINQVRGRKVLAILLTHAHNDHIGAARQVAGAVGAPLVLNPEDLVLWKQVYPDTEPDRYHGDGDVFEVGGTALLAIHTPGHSPGSTCFYLESEGTIFTGDTLFNGGPGATGRSYSDYPTILTSIRDRLLPLPAKTVVRTGHGNSTTIGAERETLAQLAQ, encoded by the coding sequence ATGACAGTCACCATCGAAAACCTGATCACCTCGGGAACGTTTGCACTCGACGGCGGCACCTGGGACGTGGACAACAACGTCTGGATCGTGGGCAACGACGATGAATGCGTGATCATCGACTGCCCGCATGACGCCGAGGCGATCATCAACCAGGTCCGCGGCCGGAAGGTCCTGGCGATTCTGCTGACCCACGCGCACAACGATCACATCGGCGCGGCGCGGCAGGTCGCGGGCGCTGTCGGCGCCCCGCTCGTCCTGAACCCGGAGGACCTGGTCCTCTGGAAGCAGGTCTACCCTGATACTGAACCGGACCGGTATCACGGGGACGGTGACGTGTTCGAGGTGGGCGGCACCGCGCTGTTGGCCATCCACACCCCGGGCCATTCCCCGGGCTCCACCTGCTTCTACCTCGAAAGCGAGGGAACGATCTTCACCGGCGATACCCTCTTTAATGGTGGCCCGGGAGCGACAGGACGCTCCTACAGCGACTACCCCACGATCCTGACCTCCATCCGAGATCGGCTGCTTCCGCTGCCGGCCAAAACCGTGGTCCGCACAGGCCATGGCAACAGCACCACCATTGGTGCGGAGCGGGAGACCCTGGCGCAGCTGGCCCAGTGA
- the tkt gene encoding transketolase — MNPTANATRALISTTESETLNWTSEDQRAVDTARVLAADAVEKVGNGHPGTAMSLAPAAYLLFQKLMRHDPRDPDWLGRDRFILSPGHSSLTLYIQLFLSGYGLELDDLKALRTWDSLTPGHPEYKHTAGVEITTGPLGQGLASSVGFAYSQRRMRGLFDADAAEGTSPFDHTIWVIASDGDIQEGVTAEASSLAGHQELGNLVVVYDENHISIEDDTDISFTEDVLKRYEAYGWHTQRVDWTETGEYVEDVQELYSALLAAKAETSKPSIISLRTIIGYPAPKKQNTGKIHGSALGAEEVAGVKSALGFDPAKSFEVNQEVLAHARSVVDRGAAARKEWDGSFNAWQSANPEGAALLERIEAKKLPAGLDAVLPVFEAGKDVSTRAASGKVLNALGPVMPELWGGSADLAESNNTTIEGSPSFIPASRSTDTWKGNPYGRVLHFGIREHAAASIVNGISLHGRTRAFSGTFLIFSDYQRPAIRLSALMGVPSIYVWSHDSIGLGEDGPTHQPVEQLATLRAVVGLDVVRPGDANEVGIAWKTMLENHENPAGIILTRQNVPTFARGEGTAEGDTFASPAGVAKGGYVLAEASRNGRTVDAQVILIGTGSEVQLAVQAREALQAEGIGTRVVSMPCVEWFNKQDAAYRESVLPAAVKARVSVEAGLALGWREFVGDAGRSVSLEHYGASADYKRLFQEFGITAEAVAAAAKDSLAATRN; from the coding sequence GTGAATCCGACAGCAAATGCGACGCGTGCCTTGATCAGCACCACTGAATCAGAAACACTCAACTGGACGTCCGAGGACCAGCGCGCGGTGGACACGGCCCGTGTCCTGGCCGCGGATGCTGTGGAGAAGGTCGGTAACGGCCACCCCGGCACGGCGATGAGTCTGGCGCCGGCCGCCTACCTTCTTTTCCAGAAGCTGATGCGCCACGACCCCCGCGACCCGGACTGGCTGGGACGCGACCGTTTCATCCTGTCCCCCGGCCACTCCTCCCTGACCCTTTACATCCAGCTGTTCCTGTCCGGCTACGGTCTGGAGCTGGACGACCTTAAGGCGTTGCGAACCTGGGATTCGCTGACCCCCGGCCACCCTGAGTACAAGCACACCGCGGGTGTGGAGATCACCACCGGCCCGCTCGGCCAGGGGCTGGCCTCCTCAGTGGGCTTCGCCTACTCACAGCGCCGGATGCGCGGACTGTTCGATGCCGACGCTGCCGAGGGCACGTCCCCGTTCGACCACACCATCTGGGTCATCGCTTCCGACGGGGATATCCAGGAAGGCGTCACGGCCGAGGCTTCCTCACTGGCCGGGCACCAGGAACTGGGCAACCTTGTAGTTGTCTACGATGAGAACCACATCTCCATCGAGGACGACACCGACATCTCCTTCACCGAGGATGTCCTGAAGCGTTACGAGGCCTACGGCTGGCACACCCAGCGCGTTGACTGGACCGAGACGGGCGAATACGTCGAAGACGTCCAGGAGCTCTACAGCGCACTCCTGGCAGCGAAGGCAGAGACGTCCAAGCCGTCCATCATCTCGCTGCGTACCATCATCGGGTACCCGGCGCCGAAAAAGCAGAACACGGGCAAGATCCACGGTTCCGCACTGGGCGCCGAAGAGGTCGCAGGCGTGAAGTCCGCCCTGGGCTTCGATCCTGCCAAGTCCTTCGAGGTGAACCAGGAAGTCCTGGCACACGCCCGCTCGGTAGTGGACCGCGGGGCCGCGGCCCGCAAGGAATGGGATGGGTCCTTCAACGCCTGGCAGTCAGCCAACCCCGAGGGCGCCGCCTTGTTGGAGCGGATCGAGGCCAAAAAGCTTCCGGCCGGACTCGACGCCGTCCTGCCCGTCTTCGAAGCAGGCAAGGACGTCTCCACCCGTGCAGCGTCCGGGAAGGTCCTGAACGCCCTCGGCCCGGTCATGCCGGAACTCTGGGGCGGTTCGGCCGACCTTGCCGAGTCCAACAACACCACCATTGAGGGATCACCGTCGTTCATCCCGGCTTCCCGCTCCACGGATACGTGGAAAGGCAACCCGTACGGCCGGGTCCTGCACTTCGGTATCCGGGAGCACGCTGCGGCCTCGATCGTGAACGGCATCTCGCTGCACGGCCGGACCCGCGCGTTCTCAGGCACGTTCCTGATCTTCAGCGACTACCAGCGCCCGGCCATCCGCCTCTCCGCCTTGATGGGCGTCCCGTCCATCTATGTGTGGTCGCATGACTCCATCGGCCTGGGCGAGGACGGCCCCACGCATCAGCCGGTGGAACAGCTCGCCACCCTGCGCGCCGTCGTGGGCCTGGACGTAGTCCGCCCCGGTGACGCGAATGAAGTGGGCATAGCGTGGAAGACCATGCTGGAAAACCACGAGAACCCGGCCGGCATCATTCTGACCCGTCAGAACGTCCCGACTTTCGCCCGCGGCGAGGGTACGGCCGAGGGTGACACCTTTGCTTCCCCGGCCGGTGTGGCCAAGGGCGGCTACGTGTTGGCCGAGGCATCCAGGAACGGCAGGACCGTTGACGCCCAGGTCATCCTGATCGGCACCGGCTCCGAGGTCCAGCTCGCCGTCCAGGCCCGCGAAGCCCTTCAGGCCGAAGGCATCGGTACCCGCGTTGTCTCCATGCCGTGCGTCGAGTGGTTCAACAAGCAGGACGCCGCCTACCGCGAGTCCGTGCTTCCCGCTGCAGTCAAGGCCCGCGTCTCGGTAGAGGCCGGGCTGGCCCTAGGCTGGAGGGAATTCGTCGGCGACGCAGGCCGTTCCGTCAGCCTCGAGCACTATGGCGCTTCCGCCGACTACAAGCGCCTTTTCCAGGAGTTCGGCATTACCGCGGAGGCTGTCGCTGCCGCCGCTAAGGACTCCCTCGCCGCCACAAGAAACTAA
- the hxlB gene encoding 6-phospho-3-hexuloisomerase — MNPTATGAHAVTRNLSLVQDEIAVTSAGISEEQMAVLASHLAGHLGGAGRVFVAGAGRSGLVLRMAAMRLMHLGLNVHVAGDTTTPAISSGDLLLVASGSGTTSGVVKAAETAAKAGARIAAFTTNPDSPLAGFADALVIIPAAQKTDHGSSVSRQYSGSLFEQVLFLATEALFQSLWDNTDEPAEQLWLRHANLE, encoded by the coding sequence GTGAATCCGACAGCAACCGGCGCACATGCCGTCACGCGCAATCTTTCCCTTGTCCAGGACGAGATTGCGGTTACGTCCGCAGGCATCAGCGAAGAGCAGATGGCCGTCCTGGCAAGCCATCTGGCAGGGCACCTCGGTGGGGCGGGCCGGGTTTTCGTCGCCGGTGCGGGCCGGAGTGGTCTGGTGTTGAGGATGGCTGCGATGAGGCTGATGCACCTGGGCCTGAATGTGCACGTCGCCGGTGACACCACCACTCCCGCCATCAGCTCCGGTGACCTGCTCCTGGTGGCTTCCGGATCGGGAACGACCTCGGGAGTGGTCAAGGCAGCGGAAACAGCGGCGAAGGCCGGAGCTCGGATTGCGGCGTTCACCACCAACCCGGATTCGCCTCTCGCCGGCTTCGCTGACGCGCTGGTGATCATTCCCGCCGCACAGAAGACCGACCACGGCTCCAGCGTCTCCCGCCAGTACTCCGGGTCCCTCTTCGAACAGGTTCTTTTCCTCGCCACCGAGGCCCTCTTCCAGTCTCTGTGGGACAACACCGATGAACCGGCCGAACAGCTCTGGCTCCGGCACGCCAACCTCGAATAA
- a CDS encoding response regulator transcription factor family protein, which yields MPLPDPQWPLLESVAALADAPLGQIAERLRDATLPHLGSSALVIFTEDCTGRPQKKAGAEEIISRVSIAELDTLRGALSDQTPWFGEAELAGRPRPVLALKHASSQALLVLTDPHPADPGHNAELDLVTYLWHLAARRIQEKVADAPPSYLLESRAASAERVRVTAELTDLHSTTLETLLAALRSSSLEDAAARTTVTDLTAKALVRLRTLSDRTTDLVEEPVATAFERLREDLRPLTRFSGIEVEFIEPPLNGRALPGEVAHAARAIVRGLVLAMTEQPDVSRIRTQWDCDGENLLINVRDDGRGKLAADAPSIARLDRRVQALTGQLRIDVMPGWGADVFVTLPLDLPARPAGDVAGWDLAARELEVLQHLVAGERNRTIALKLGISENTVKFHVRNLFRKLEVGSRTEAIALAHSHGLR from the coding sequence ATGCCACTTCCAGACCCGCAGTGGCCACTTTTGGAGAGCGTGGCAGCATTGGCCGATGCCCCCCTGGGCCAGATTGCGGAGCGGCTCCGTGATGCAACGCTCCCCCATCTGGGAAGCAGCGCGCTCGTCATCTTCACCGAAGACTGCACGGGGCGGCCGCAGAAGAAGGCGGGCGCGGAAGAAATCATTTCCCGGGTCTCCATCGCCGAACTGGACACGCTTCGCGGCGCCCTTTCGGATCAGACACCTTGGTTCGGGGAAGCCGAGCTCGCCGGCCGCCCCCGCCCCGTACTCGCCCTAAAACACGCCTCCAGCCAGGCCCTCCTCGTCCTCACGGATCCTCACCCGGCCGATCCAGGGCACAACGCCGAGCTGGACTTGGTGACGTATTTGTGGCACCTTGCTGCCCGGCGGATCCAGGAGAAAGTGGCCGATGCGCCGCCGTCGTATCTGCTGGAATCGCGGGCGGCCTCAGCTGAACGCGTACGCGTGACGGCGGAACTGACCGATCTGCACTCCACGACCCTGGAGACCCTCCTCGCAGCCCTGCGCTCATCCTCTCTGGAGGATGCAGCGGCACGCACCACTGTCACTGACCTCACCGCCAAGGCCTTGGTCCGGCTGCGCACTCTCAGCGACCGCACGACGGACCTGGTGGAAGAGCCCGTCGCCACAGCCTTCGAGCGACTGCGCGAGGACCTGCGACCGCTCACGCGATTCAGCGGCATCGAGGTCGAATTCATCGAACCTCCCCTGAATGGAAGGGCCCTGCCCGGCGAAGTTGCCCACGCGGCACGAGCCATCGTCCGAGGACTGGTACTGGCCATGACGGAACAACCCGACGTCAGCAGAATACGGACGCAGTGGGACTGCGACGGCGAAAACCTCCTGATCAACGTACGCGACGACGGCCGCGGTAAGCTCGCCGCCGACGCGCCGAGCATCGCCCGCCTGGACCGCCGGGTCCAAGCGCTCACCGGACAGCTGCGGATCGACGTCATGCCAGGCTGGGGTGCAGACGTCTTCGTCACCCTCCCGTTGGACCTGCCGGCACGCCCGGCCGGGGATGTCGCCGGATGGGACCTTGCCGCCCGGGAACTCGAAGTGCTCCAGCACCTTGTCGCCGGAGAACGCAACCGCACCATCGCCTTAAAGCTGGGCATCAGCGAGAATACGGTCAAGTTCCATGTGCGGAACCTGTTCAGGAAGCTCGAGGTCGGCTCACGCACCGAGGCCATCGCCCTGGCACACAGCCACGGACTCCGGTGA